The segment TTCATCAGATACTCCAGCTCCGCTACCAGTTCAATCTCGCTGACTCCGGCTTTGACATGCGCCAGACCCTGACGGAGAACTTCCTCCACCAGCTCGGCGGCATGCTGCATGCTGCGCACTTCCTCCGGGGTCTTGACCGCGCGCATCGCCCGTAGCAGATGGCCGATATCCTGGTAGGAACCGGCGGCGACCGCTTCTGTGAGGAGTTCATACCGGCTGACGGAGAAGTGTTCCTTCTCGATACCGATGTTGCCCGGACTAACACTGCCGAAGCGTGACTTCAGCAGAGCGTACGGGTTGTCCGTGTCGCTGTGTGTCAGAATCGTCTTCACCGAGGAGGCGGCATGCGCGGCTTCGGCGTCCAGCGCCGGAACGATCAGCACCGGGTTCTCGCCCCGGATCAGCAGCAGGCCCAGAAAACGTTCATGCGGGTTGCTGGCAAAGCCCGTCAAATAGTACACATGCTTGGGATCGGTTACGAGCAGGGCATCCAGCTTACTAGCTGCCATGTCCTGCTCCAGTTGTTGCAGAGCTGCATTCATTTCATTAGTTCCCCTTTCGTCTACACGCTTGAACAGCAATGTTCCCATTATAATTCATACAAATGGATGCTGCACCTCCTGTTATCGCTGCAGCCTCAGTCGTTTGAGGAAGAGAAGCACAGGGTAATAGTTGCCACAATCAGGATCTGATAATATCTGAAGGAGGTTAAGGAATATGACTGGAGCCAAAATAAGGCTGCTCTCCCGTACCTGTCTGCTGCGTGTAACACTGGTCTTGCTGATGACGTTGCTGTCAGCCTGCACTTCCGCTGCAAAGGAGGATAAGCTAGAGGAGAATGGAGCAGAAGGCAGTCCGCAGGTTAATGCGCAGCCTGACGAAGCTCCGGGTGCATCCCCGGACTTTCCCTATACTGCTCAGACGCTGGCCAGCGGGCTGGAGGTTCCCTGGGAGATGGCATTTGCACCGGACGGACGGATTTTCATTACGGAGCGTACCGGCAGCCTGCGTGTCATGGAGAACGGCAAGCTGCGCGATGCTCCGCTGCTGAAGCTCTCTGATTCTTTTGTCGGCAAGGGAGAAGGCGGGCTCTTGGGCCTCGCGCTTGATGCTGATTTTGAGCAGAATGGACGGGCATATGTCTATCACACATACCGCACCGAAGAGGGCGGGACGGCGAACCGGGTGCTGCGGATCGTGGTTGGAAGCAGCACAGCTGAGATCGACCGCGTCCTGCTGGATAACATACCGGGCGATACGAATCATAACGGCGGACGGATCAAGATCGGGCCGGACGGGAATTTGTACATCACCACAGGTGACCGCTATGAACCGGAGCTGGCGCAGGACAAGAATAGTC is part of the Paenibacillus sp. FSL M7-0420 genome and harbors:
- a CDS encoding PQQ-dependent sugar dehydrogenase: MTGAKIRLLSRTCLLRVTLVLLMTLLSACTSAAKEDKLEENGAEGSPQVNAQPDEAPGASPDFPYTAQTLASGLEVPWEMAFAPDGRIFITERTGSLRVMENGKLRDAPLLKLSDSFVGKGEGGLLGLALDADFEQNGRAYVYHTYRTEEGGTANRVLRIVVGSSTAEIDRVLLDNIPGDTNHNGGRIKIGPDGNLYITTGDRYEPELAQDKNSLGGKILRIMPSGSIPEDNPWPGSPVYSMGHRNAQGLAWQPESGALYSSEHGQSSHDELNLIEAGANYGWPLIEGDETEDSQPKLVTPLVHSGKETWAPSGMTFITQGPWAGKLLVANLAGQQLLKVSLAPAGGTPSMTSLFKDKYGRIRNVAEGPDGTLYLMTNNRDGRGDPQAQDDQLIALRPDWK